A genomic region of Saccopteryx bilineata isolate mSacBil1 chromosome 1, mSacBil1_pri_phased_curated, whole genome shotgun sequence contains the following coding sequences:
- the LOC136321078 gene encoding SLA class II histocompatibility antigen, DQ haplotype D alpha chain-like, whose amino-acid sequence MMTLNRALIWRTLILTTMMSPCGGEDIEADHVAAYGAGFSQSYGPSGQYVFEFDGDEEFYVDLQKKETVWRLPGLSEFGGFDPQGGLRSVATLKHNLDALTKRSNFTAAITEVPEVTVFPKSPVMLGQPNTLLCAVDNIFPPVVNITWLSNGQPVTDGVFETSFLTKSDQTFLKISYLTFLPSADEVYDCRVEHWGLDGPLLQHWEPDVPAPMSELKETVVCALGLAVGLVGIVVGTVFIIQGLRSGGASRQQGPL is encoded by the exons ATGATGACCCTAAACAGAGCTCTGATTTGGAGGACCCTCATCCTGACCACCATGATGAGTCCCTGTGGAGGTGAAGACATTGAGG CTGACCACGTCGCTGCCTATGGGGCAGGCTTCTCCCAGTCCTACGGTCCCTCTGGCCAGTACGTGTTTGAATTTGATGGAGACGAGGAGTTCTACGTGGACCTGCAGAAGAAGGAGACTGTCTGGAGGCTGCCTGGGCTTAGTGAATTTGGAGGTTTTGACCCTCAGGGTGGACTGAGAAGTGTGGCTACATTAAAACACAACTTGGATGCCTTGACTAAACGCTCCAACTTTACTGCTGCTATCACTG AGGTTCCTGAGGTCACTGTGTTCCCCAAGTCTCCCGTGATGCTGGGTCAGCCCAACACCCTCCTCTGTGCCGTGGACAACATCTTCCCCCCTGTGGTCAACATCACATGGCTGAGCAATGGGCAGCCAGTCACAGACGGTGTTTTTGAAACCAGCTTTCTCACCAAAAGTGATCAAACTTTCCTCAAGATCAGCTACCTGACCTTCCTCCCTTCTGCGGACGAGGTTTATGACTGCAGGGTGGAGCACTGGGGCCTGGACGGGCCGCTCCTCCAGCACTGGG AGCCTGATGTTCCAGCCCCGATGTCGGAGCTGAAAGAGACGGTGGTCTGCGCCCTGGGGCTGGCCGTGGGCCTCGTGGGCATCGTGGTGGGCACCGTCTTCATTATCCAGGGCCTGCGCTCCGGCGGTGCCTCCAGACAGCAAGGGCCCCTGTGA